In Cedecea neteri, a single genomic region encodes these proteins:
- the ppa gene encoding inorganic diphosphatase codes for MSLLNVPAGKDLPEDIYVVIEIPANADPIKYEVDKESGALFVDRFMSTAMFYPCNYGYINHTLSLDGDPVDVLVPTPYPLEPGSVIRCRPVGVLKMTDESGEDAKLVAVPHTKLSKEYDHIKDVNDLPELLKAQITHFFEHYKDLEKGKWVKVDGWDNAEAAKAEIIASFERAAKK; via the coding sequence ATGAGCTTACTCAACGTCCCAGCGGGTAAAGATCTGCCGGAAGACATCTACGTTGTTATCGAAATCCCTGCTAACGCCGATCCAATCAAATACGAAGTAGACAAAGAGAGCGGCGCGCTGTTTGTTGACCGTTTCATGTCTACTGCAATGTTCTACCCGTGCAACTACGGTTACATCAACCACACCCTGTCTCTGGACGGTGACCCGGTTGACGTACTGGTCCCAACCCCATACCCGCTGGAGCCAGGTAGCGTGATCCGTTGCCGTCCAGTTGGCGTTCTGAAAATGACCGACGAGTCTGGCGAAGATGCAAAACTGGTTGCGGTTCCGCACACCAAGCTGAGCAAAGAATACGATCACATCAAAGATGTGAACGACCTGCCAGAACTGCTGAAAGCGCAGATCACTCACTTCTTCGAGCACTACAAAGATCTCGAGAAAGGCAAATGGGTGAAAGTTGACGGCTGGGATAACGCCGAAGCTGCTAAAGCTGAAATCATCGCTTCTTTCGAACGCGCTGCTAAGAAGTAA
- a CDS encoding type II toxin-antitoxin system ChpB family toxin yields MVRRGGFERGDIVLVGFNPAVGREQQGEGRPALVLSTRAFNQTGTALVAPITQGGNYARDAGFAVSLSGCGTETCGVVLINQARMVDLECRGAQKLETVPADIVEEVLARFQAILE; encoded by the coding sequence TTGGTGAGACGCGGGGGTTTTGAAAGGGGAGATATTGTTCTCGTGGGGTTCAATCCCGCCGTTGGCCGGGAGCAACAGGGAGAAGGCCGTCCTGCTCTTGTGCTTTCAACCCGGGCATTTAACCAGACGGGCACTGCGCTAGTGGCACCTATAACCCAGGGCGGAAATTATGCAAGGGACGCAGGTTTTGCCGTTTCACTTAGCGGATGCGGGACAGAGACCTGTGGCGTGGTGTTAATTAATCAAGCCAGAATGGTCGATCTTGAATGCCGTGGAGCACAGAAACTTGAAACCGTTCCGGCAGACATTGTCGAGGAAGTTTTGGCACGTTTTCAGGCCATCCTCGAATAA